The following proteins are encoded in a genomic region of Corylus avellana chromosome ca4, CavTom2PMs-1.0:
- the LOC132178475 gene encoding rust resistance kinase Lr10-like: MLFPAGLRVLILVGLVHQTCSAKDGHHCPPSSCGNICNISYPFRFESDPENCGNRRYNLSCENNRTVLSLYAGKYYVQEIDYSNYTIRVVDSGILSHKNDSLIPRYPLYETNFSSGDPYTPDYPPIFHFHDRYVIANGITARDLEESCQIEQKFLATSWVPIGPNNSVRYFRCRDFYDAAVYGFKLSWFQVTCDEFIDGSCNIYDTNEPVQCNRRRIGLKFGIPHIEYDAYYPTPGLCLAPKVVLGTPCVIAFLLYNWRRRHLSMYDVVEEFLQSHNNLMPIRYSYSEIKKMTKNFKDKLGEGGYGTVFKGTLRSGKLVAVKVLGKSKANGQDFINEVATIGRIHHVNVVQLIGFCVEGSKRSLVYEFMPNGSLNKYIFSPEVISTLLSYNKMYDIALGVACGIEYLHRGCDMQILHFDIKPHNILLDENFTPKVSDFGLAKLYSVDDSIVSLTAARGTLGYMAPELFYKNIGGVSYKADVYSFGMLLMEMAGRRKNLNAFAEHSSQIYFPTWVYDQLYNGKDIEMEDVTEEEKNMVKKMIIVALWCIQMKPSDRPSMNKVIEMLEGEVECLQMPSKPFLSSTERPMMDVQEDSNQISASIQSDESSESTQLKED; encoded by the exons ATGCTCTTCCCTGCTGGTCTGAGGGTCCTAATTCTTGTCGGCCTAGTCCATCAAACTTGCAGTGCCAAGGATGGTCATCACTGTCCTCCTTCCTCCTGTGGCAATATCTGCAACATAAGCTATCCGTTTCGATTTGAAAGCGACCCAGAAAATTGCGGCAATCGAAGGTATAATCTGTCATGTGAGAATAACCGAACAGTATTATCCTTGTATGCAGGAAAATACTATGTACAGGAAATCGATTACAGCAACTACACAATTCGAGTTGTAGACTCAGGCATTCTAAGCCATAAAAATGACTCCTTGATCCCTCGTTATCCTCTGTACGAAACAAATTTCAGTTCGGGAGATCCATATACCCCAGATTATCCACCAATATTTCACTTCCATGACCG ATATGTCATAGCTAACGGGATAACTGCAAGGGATTTGGAGGAGTCGTGCCAAATAGAGCAAAAGTTTCTGGCAACATCGTGGGTACCAATTGGGCCAAATAATAGTGTTCGATATTTTCGGTGTAGAGACTTTTACGATGCAGCAGTCTACGGCTTTAAACTTTCATGGTTCCAAGTTACTTGTGATGAGTTCATAGATGGTTCTTGCAATATCTATGACACGAACGAACCCGTTCAGTGCAACCGTCGTCGAATTG GACTAAAATTTGGCATTCCTCACATAGAATATGATGCATATTACCCAACCCCAG GACTATGCCTTGCACCAAAAGTTGTATTGGGAACTCCCTGTGTGattgcatttttattatataattggCGTAGAAGGCATTTATCGATGTATGATGTTGTTGAAGAATTTCTGCAAAGTCACAATAACCTCATGCCAATAAGGTACTCTTACTCAGAAATTAAGAAGATGACCAAAAATTTTAAGGACAAATTGGGTGAAGGAGGTTATGGCACTGTATTTAAAGGAACACTTCGAAGTGGCAAGCTCGTAGCTGTAAAGGTATTAGGTAAGTCCAAAGCTAATGGACAAGACTTTATCAATGAAGTTGCAACAATTGGAAGGATTCATCATGTTAATGTAGTGCAACTAATTGGTTTTTGCGTTGAAGGATCAAAGCGGTCTCTTGTATATGAGTTCATGCCTAACGGCTccctaaataaatatattttttctccaGAGGTAATTAGTACCCTCCTAAGCTATAACAAAATGTACGATATAGCTCTAGGAGTTGCTTGTGGGATTGAATATCTTCATAGAGGTTGTGACATgcaaattttgcattttgataTCAAGCCTCATAACATTCTTCTTGATGAGAATTTTACTCCTAAAGTCTCTGACTTTGGCCTGGCAAAACTGTATTCAGTAGATGACAGCATTGTTTCTTTGACTGCTGCAAGAGGGACATTAGGATACATGGCTCCTGAATTGTTCTATAAGAACATTGGAGGCGTCTCATATAAAgctgatgtttatagttttgggATGTTATTAATGGAAATGGCTGGTAGAAGAAAGAACCTGAATGCATTTGCAGAGCATTCAAGCCAAATTTACTTCCCTACTTGGGTTTATGACCAATTGTACAATGGAAAAGACATAGAAATGGAAGATGTGACTGAGGAGGAAAAGAATATGGTTAAGAAGATGATCATAGTTGCGCTATGGTGTATACAAATGAAGCCTAGTGATCGCCCTTCAATGAACAAAGTCATAGAAATGCTTGAAGGAGAAGTTGAATGTTTACAAATGCCTTCCAAGCCTTTCCTGTCATCAACAGAAAGACCCATGATGGATGTTCAAGAGGATTCGAATCAAATTAGCGCATCAATTCAATCAGATGAATCAAGTGAATCAACTCAACTAAAGGAAGACTAA
- the LOC132178476 gene encoding stemmadenine O-acetyltransferase-like yields the protein MKIEIISKETIRPFFPTPPHLQSYRLSLLDQLAPPIYVPILLFYSADGFPASEDHITMYNRLKKSLAETLTRFYPLAGKINGDASVELHDEDVIFVRAHASIHLSKILENPDLNSLKQLLPLNPYKLNDDKPVPVMAAQLNVFSCGGIGIGVCISHKVADGVTLATFLNAWAETSHGAGETITPCLTSATLFPPKDVHSGITPVDLVAKEKTVTKRFVFDVTSLATLKAKAAAKGSCVDDPTRVEAVTALISMSAKNARRGKSLQGRSSMVITHVVNLRARTVPPLPEHAFGNIWQLTIAPIFEVENKTELQDLVVQLRRAVRKIDDNYVKKLQGEEGLQQASESMKEVLDMASKGEVEFYTFSSWVGFPFYETDFGWGRPIWVCISSVPIKNVVMLMSTRSGNGIEAWVTLGEEDMAKFENDQDLLQFAFPASSS from the coding sequence ATGAAGATTGAGATAATCTCCAAGGAGACCATCAGACCTTTCTTTCCAACTCCTCCCCACCTTCAAAGCTACAGACTCTCTTTGTTAGATCAACTAGCCCCTCCAATTTATGTGCCCATTCTTCTATTCTATTCTGCTGATGGATTTCCTGCCAGTGAGGATCATATCACGATGTACAATAGGCTTAAGAAATCCCTAGCAGAAACCCTAACCCGCTTCTACCCTTTAGCAGGAAAGATCAATGGAGATGCATCTGTGGAGCTTCATGATGAAGATGTTATCTTTGTAAGAGCTCATGCAAGCATTCACCTCTCAAAGATTCTTGAAAACCCAGACTTGAATTCACTGAAACAGCTTCTCCCACTCAATCCCTACAAATTGAATGATGATAAGCCGGTTCCGGTCATGGCAGCTCAACTTAATGTCTTCAGTTGCGGCGGAATTGGCATTGGTGTGTGCATTTCACACAAGGTGGCCGACGGTGTAACACTGGCCACATTCCTCAACGCTTGGGCAGAAACCTCACACGGAGCCGGCGAAACTATCACTCCCTGTCTAACTTCAGCCACCCTCTTTCCGCCTAAAGACGTGCATTCCGGGATCACGCCGGTTGATTTGGTTGCGAAAGAGAAGACTGTGACGAAGAGGTTTGTGTTTGATGTAACTAGTTTAGCTACACTGAAAGCCAAAGCAGCTGCCAAAGGCTCGTGCGTTGACGACCCTACTCGTGTTGAAGCCGTAACAGCTCTTATAAGTATGTCTGCCAAAAATGCCAGAAGGGGAAAGTCATTGCAAGGAAGGTCATCAATGGTGATAACCCATGTGGTGAACTTAAGAGCACGAACTGTTCCACCATTGCCAGAGCATGCTTTTGGGAATATTTGGCAGCTTACCATTGCACCAATTTTTGAGGTGGAAAACAAGACAGAGTTGCAAGATTTGGTGGTTCAGCTGAGGAGAGCAGTCAGGAAAATTGATGACAATTATGTGAAGAAGCTCCAAGGTGAAGAAGGATTACAGCAGGCTAGTGAGTCTATGAAAGAAGTACTAGACATGGCGTCAAAAGGGGAGGTTGAGTTTTACACGTTTAGCAGTTGGGTTGGTTTTCCATTTTATGAAACTGATTTTGGATGGGGAAGACCTATTTGGGTATGCATTAGTAGTGTGCCCATCAAAAATGTTGTTATGTTGATGAGCACTAGATCTGGCAATGGAATAGAGGCATGGGTGACCTTGGGAGAAGAAGACATGGCCAAATTTGAAAACGATCAAGATTTGCTCCAATTCGCTTTTCCTGCATCAAGCTCTTAG
- the LOC132177440 gene encoding serine/threonine protein phosphatase 2A 57 kDa regulatory subunit B' theta isoform-like, translating into MIKQILGRLPRKPSKSGENREFGGSSDPSSNTSVSSRSSDLLNNRPVSSNSTNLLGTDLAPNSGYSSGNKLSHAVNPKSNGNFVTGPYEALPGFRDVPSSEKQNLFIRKLKLCCVVFDFADPTKNLKEKDIKRQTLLELVDYVTSANGKFTETVMQEVIKMVSMNLFRSLTPQPRDNKVLEAFDLEEEEPSMDPAWPHLQIVYEFLLRFIASPETDAKLAKRYIDHSFVLKLLDLFDSEDPREREYLKTILHRIYGKFMVHRPFIRKVINNIFFNFIFETEKHNGIAELLEVLGSIINGFALPLKEEHKLFLVRALIPLHKPKCLPMYHQQLSYCITQFVEKDSKLADTVIRGLLKYWPITNSSKEVMFLSELEEILEATQPAEFQRCMVPLFRQLSRCLSSSHFQVAERALYLWNNDHIENLIRQNRNIILPIIFPSLEKNGRNHWNQLVQSLTLNVRKIFSDADPGLFEECLRQFEEDESKMEEAQKKHEAAWKHLEDIAAVKAASSEALVPCLRPNQTSSS; encoded by the exons atGATCAAGCAAATACTCGGTAGGCTTCCCCGGAAGCCATCTAAGTCAGGTGAGAATCGTGAATTTGGGGGATCATCTGATCCTTCTTCAAATACTTCCGTCAGTTCAAGAAGCAGTGACCTTCTGAATAATAGGCCGGTAAGTTCGAATAGTACAAACCTTCTAGGCACTGACTTGGCTCCAAACTCAGGATATAGTTCTGGAAATAAACTTTCCCACGCTGTGAACCCAAAATCCAATGGCAATTTTGTAACTGGCCCTTATGAAGCATTGCCCGGATTCAGGGATGTCCCCAGCTCTGAGAAGCAGAACTTGTTTATCAGAAAGCTGAAATTGTGTTGTGTTGTCTTTGACTTCGCTGATCCAACAAAGAACctgaaagaaaaagacatcAAGCGGCAGACATTGCTTGAGCTGGTGGATTATGTTACTTCTGCAAATGGGAAGTTTACTGAAACTGTTATGCAGGAAGTCATAAAGATGGTCTCTATGAACTTATTTAGGTCACTCACTCCACAACCCCGTGACAACAAGGTTTTAGAAGCTTTTGATTTGGAAGAGGAGGAACCTTCGATGGATCCTGCATGGCCTCACTTGCAAATTGTGTATGAATTTCTTCTGAGGTTCATTGCATCTCCCGAGACAGATGCAAAGTTGGCCAAAAGGTACATTGATCACTCTTTTGTTCTCAAGTTGCTAGATCTCTTTGATTCTGAGGATCCCAGAGAGAGGGAGTATCTGAAAACAATTCTACATCGGATTTATGGAAAGTTTATGGTGCATCGCCCATTTATTCGGAAAGTGATCAACAACatcttcttcaattttatttttgaaacagAGAAGCATAATGGGATTGCCGAGCTTTTAGAAGTTTTGGGTAGTATAATCAATGGGTTTGCTCTGCCACTGAAAGAAGAACACAAGTTATTCCTTGTTCGGGCTCTAATCCCTCTTCACAAACCAAAATGCTTACCGATGTACCATCAACAGTTATCATACTGCATTACGCAATTTGTGGAGAAAGACTCCAAGCTTGCTGACACTGTCATAAGGGGTTTACTAAAATACTGGCCTATCACAAATAGTTCGAAGGAAGTCATGTTCCTAAGTGAGCTGGAGGAAATTTTAGAAGCAACCCAGCCAGCTGAATTTCAACGATGTATGGTACCCTTGTTCCGCCAACTCTCCCGTTGCTTAAGTAGCTCACATTTTCAG GTGGCAGAGAGGGCTTTGTACTTGTGGAACAATGATCACATAGAGAACTTAATCAGACAAAACCGTAACATTATACTGCCCATCATCTTCCCTTCCCTGGAGAAAAATGGTCGTAACCACTGGAATCAGTTGGTTCAAAGCTTGACGCTTAATGTCCGCAAGATCTTCTCTGATGCAGATCCTGGTTTGTTTGAGGAATGCCTGCGCCAGTTTGAGGAAGATGAATCGAAAATGGAGGAGGCACAGAAAAAACATGAAGCCGCATGGAAGCACTTAGAAGATATTGCTGCAGTGAAAGCTGCAAGTAGTGAAGCACTTGTTCCATGCCTGAGACCGAACCAAACATCTTCGAGCTAG
- the LOC132178975 gene encoding serine/threonine protein phosphatase 2A 57 kDa regulatory subunit B' theta isoform-like gives MLHKILSKLPRKSSKSAENREHGGSHTTFSIASTSSRSSDLGTSKSGNSIASHTAPNYASDVGPYHDKFARGANPKANGNSLSFYEALPGFKDVPSSEKQSLFIKKLNLCCAAFDFTDPTKHIKEKENKRQTLIELVDYVTSVNGKFTEVVIQEVIKMVSVNLFRTLTPQPRENKVTEAFDLEEEEPSMDPAWPHLQMVYEFLLRFVASTELDAKLAKRYIDHSFILKLLDQFDSEDPREREYLKTILHRIYGKFMVNRPFIRKAINNIFYRFVFETEKHNGIAELLDILGSIINGFALPLKEEHKLFLVRALIPLHKPRCLAMYHQQLSYCITQFVEKDCKLADTVIRGLLKYWPITNSSKEVMFLAELEEVLEATQPPEFQRCVVPLFCQIARCLNCPHFQVAERALFLWSNDHIENLIRQNRKVILPIIFPALEKNARNHWNQAVHGLTSNVRKIFYDLDPELFKECLLKFQEDELKEDEIKARREATWKRLEELAAKKATSNEAVLVPGKAPLRTSSG, from the exons ATGTTGCACAAGATACTTAGTAAGCTTCCTCGGAAGTCGTCTAAGAGTGCTGAAAATCGTGAACACGGTGGAAGCCATACTACGTTTTCGATTGCTTCTACCAGTTCAAGAAGCAGTGATTTAGGGACTAGCAAGTCTGGAAATTCGATTGCATCTCATACGGCCCCTAATTATGCTTCAGATGTTGGCCCATACCATGATAAGTTTGCACGAGGTGCAAATCCGAAGGCAAATGGGAATTCCTTGTCTTTCTATGAAGCATTGCCCGGATTCAAAGATGTTCCGAGTTCTGAGAAGCAGAGCTTATTCATAAAAAAGCTGAACTTGTGCTGTGCCGCATTTGACTTCACTGACCCAACAAAGCATatcaaagaaaaggaaaacaagcGACAAACATTGATAGAGCTTGTGGATTATGTGACTTCAGTGAATGGCAAATTTACAGAAGTTGTGATACAAGAAGTTATAAAAATGGTATCTGTGAATTTATTTAGGACACTCACTCCTCAACCACGTGAAAACAAAGTTACAGAAGCCTTTGATTTGGAAGAGGAGGAGCCTTCAATGGATCCTGCATGGCCTCACTTGCAAATGGTGTATGAGTTTTTGTTGAGGTTTGTTGCATCAACTGAGCTGGATGCAAAATTGGCCAAAAGATACATTGATCATTCCTTTATTCTGAAGTTGTTGGATCAATTTGACTCTGAAGATCCTAGAGAAAGGGAATACTTGAAAACGATTCTGCACCGTATCTATGGCAAATTTATGGTAAATCGCCCTTTTATCAGGAAAGCTATAAACAACATATTTTATCGGTTTGTTTTTGAGACAGAGAAGCATAACGGGATAGCTGAGCTTCTAGACATTTTGGGAAGTATTATTAATGGGTTTGCTTTGCCACTGAAAGAAGAACATAAATTGTTCCTTGTTCGGGCACTGATCCCCTTGCACAAACCAAGATGCTTAGCAATGTACCATCAGCAGCTGTCTTACTGCATTACGCAATTTGTGGAGAAAGATTGCAAGCTCGCTGATACTGTCATAAGGGGTTTATTGAAGTATTGGCCAATCACAAATAGTTCAAAGGAAGTCATGTTCCTAGCTGAATTGGAAGAAGTCTTAGAAGCAACTCAACCGCCTGAATTTCAGCGCTGTGTGGTGCCCTTGTTTTGCCAGATTGCTCGATGCTTGAACTGTCCGCACTTTCAG GTGGCTGAGAGAGCTTTGTTCTTGTGGAGCAATGATCACATCGAGAACTTAATTAGACAGAATCGCAAGGTCATACTGCCCATTATATTTCCTGCATTggagaaaaatgctagaaatcaTTGGAATCAGGCTGTGCATGGTCTGACTTCAAATGTACGCAAGATTTTCTATGATCTTGATCCTGAGCTGTTTAAGGAATGCTTACTAAAGTTCCAGGAAGATGAATTGAAGGAAGATGAGATCAAAGCAAGACGTGAAGCCACGTGGAAACGCTTAGAGGAACTTGCTGCAAAGAAGGCAACAAGTAATGAAGCTGTACTTGTTCCTGGGAAAGCACCTCTTCGCACCTCTTCAGGTTAG